The following is a genomic window from Geminicoccus roseus DSM 18922.
CTCGGGCAGCTGCACCGGCAGCAGCAGGTCGAGATCCTGGATCTCCTGGCCCGGGGCCGCGGCGTGCAGCAGTTCCAGGAGGGCCGCGGCCGGCAGGACGGCCTGGCCATGGACGCGGTGCTCGGCCAGCCAGGGGAGGCCCGGGTCGGCGGCATGAAGGGCCGTCTCGAAGCGGCGCTCGTCGCTGAACGGCAGGTGCACCGGGCGGCCGAGCAGCGGGTGGGCGCCTTCGGGCAGCGTCGTCGCCGCCACGGCGGCGGGGGCCGGGCTCGTGTCGATCCAGTAGCGCTGCCGCTCGAACGGATAGGCTGGAAGCTTCACCCGGCGGCCGGGCTGCGGGCCGATCTCGGGGTGGCGGCCGTGCTGGGGCTCGGCGCTGGCCAGGTCCTGCGGCCGCTCGACACAGACCCACCAGGGCAGCCGGGCGCGGCCGGTGGCGGCGCTGTGGCAGACATCCGGGAAGCTGGCGGGATCGGCCGCCAGGAGCTCGCAGTAGCTGGCGACCAGCTCGGCCAGGGCGGCGGGGGTGCGGGCGGAGATCAGCAGGCGGGGGACGTGGCCGGCGGGGCGCTCGGGTTCGTTCGTGCAAATCGGTGGCGGCGGGGTCACCACGATATGGGCGTTGGTGCCGCTGAAGCCGAAGCTGCTCACCCCGACCGCGCGAGGAGGAGTGGGCTGTGCCCGGACCGGCACGCGGATGTCGGCGCCCTGGACGTCGATATGCGGGTTCAGCGTGTCGAAATGCAACGACGGGGCGATCTGGCCGCGCTCGGCCATCAGCACCGCCTTGATCAGCCCGCCGACGCCGGCGGCGGCCTCGGCATGGCCCATGTTGCTCTTGATCGAGCCGACCCAGAGCGGCCGGTCGCGCTCCCGAAATACCGCAGCAAGCGCGTGCATCTCGATGGGGTCGCCAAGCCCGGTGCCGGTGCCGTGCGCCTCGATGGCGTCGACCTCCGCCGGGGTCAGTCCGGCATTGGCGATGGCAGCCCGGATCACCGCCTCCTGGGCGGGGCCGGAGGGGGCGGTCAGGCCGGCGGAGCGGCCGTCCTGGTTGATGGCGCTGCCGGCGATCAGCGCGCGGACATGGTCGGCGCCGGCATCGGCCAGGCGCTTGAGCACCACCACGCCGCAGCCCTCGGCGCGGGCATAGCCGTCGGCGCCGGCGTCGAAGGTCTTGCAGCGGCCGTCCGGGGACAGCATCCGCGCCTGGCAGAAATTGACGGTGATGTCGGGGGCCAGCATCAGGTTGACGCCTGCCACCACCGCGATCTCGCACTCGCCGGCGCGCAGGGCCTGGACCGCCAGGTGGGTCGCGACCAGCGAGGAGGAGCAGGCGGTGTCGATCGCGACGCAGGGGCCCTGGAAGTCGAAGGTGTAGCTGATCCGCCCCGAGGCCACCGAGGCGGCGTTGCCGGCCCCGGCGCCGGCATTGCTGGACGAGCCGAACGCGGTCTTGCTGAGCAGGTTGGAATAGTCGTTGGTGCTGATGCCCAAAAACACGCCGACCTTGCGGCCCTGCAGGCTGGGCGGCGGCAGGCCGGCATCCTCCAGCGCGTGCCAGACGGTCTGCAGGAGCAGGCGCTGCTGCGGGTCGATGCCGATGGCGTCGCGGGGGGCAATCCGGAAGAACTGGGCGTCGAACTCGTCGACCCGGTCGATGAAGCCGCCGCGCCTGGTGTACATCTTGCCGGGCACGCCCGGGCGCGGGTCGTAATGGGCATCGACGTCCCAGCGCTCGTCGGGAATCTCGGACGTGGCGTCGACGCCGTTCACCAGATTGCGCCAAAGATGCTCGCCGTCCACCGCCCCGCCGGGATAGCGGCAGGCCAGCCCGACCACCGCGACGGGTGCCCGCGCCGCCTGCTCCAGCGTGTCGACCCGGGCGCGCATCCGGCGCAGCGCCAGAGCGGCCTGCTGCAGGGGGGTGAGGGTCTTATCGGCCATAATCTGCCCCCGTCAGCGCGAATTCCCGCTCGATCAGGGCGGTCATCTCCGCCTCGCTCATGGCCTGCACGGCGACCAGATCCTCGTCGACGATGATTTCAGGGGGCGGGGTTGCCGCGTCGCTGTCCAGACCAAGGGTCGTCGCCAGATGGTCGGTCAGCGCGTCGATGGTCGGGTAGCTGAACAGGAGGGTGGCGGGCAGCTCCAGGCCCAGCCCCTGGCCCAGCGCCTTGCGCAGTTCCAGCGCCATCAGGGAGTCCAGGCCCAGCTCGTTGAGCGGCTGGTCCTCCGGGATCGCCTCGCCCGCGGCGGCACCCATGACCGCCTCGGCGCTCGCGGTGACGAAGCGGCGCAGCGAGGCCTGGTCGGTGGGCCGGGCCTGGCTGGCGGGAGCGGCGGCGGGTGCTGCCTTGCGGCGGGCGCGCGGGATCACCCGCTCGAAGAAGGGCGGGATGCTGGCGGCGTCGTAGCGGCGCAGGAAGGACGGCCAGTCGATCGCGGCGGCGGCGACCTGGGTCTCGCCTGAGGCGAGGGCGCGGCCCATCAGGTCGAACGCGGCCGCCGGGTCCATCAGGCCCACGCCCTCCACCGCGAAGCGGGACGCCACCCCTTCCCGCGCGATGGCGCCGGCACCGGCCCAGGCTCCCCAGTCCACCGACAAAGCCGGCAGGCCGCGTGCGCGCCGCGACCAGGCCAGGGCGTCGAGAAAGGCGTTGGCGCCGGCATGATTGGCCTGGCCGGGATTGCCGAGCACGCCGGCGGTGCTGGCGAACAGCACGAAGGCGTCGAGCTGACGGCCGGTTGTCAGCTCGTCCAGGAGCCGGGCGCCCTCGATCTTGGCGCGGTAGACCCGCTCCAGCCGCTCCCGGTCCAGGCGCAGGAAAGCGCCGTCGTCCAGGCTGCCGGCCAGGTGGAAGACGCCACGCAGGGCCGGGCCGGCGCTCGCCAGGGCGGCGCTCAGGCCGGCGCGGTCGGCGACATCGGCCTGGACCAGCTCGACGCCGGGAGGAAGGTCCTCCCCAGCACCACGGCGGGCCAGCAGGAGGACGCGCTCGGCGCCATGCTCCCGCAGCCAGCCTGCCAGGCCCAGGCCCAGGCCGCCCAGGCCGCCGGTCACGAGGTGGGTCCCGGAGGTGCGGAAGACGACGTCGGCCGGCAGGGCCAGGGGCAGCAGGCGGCGGGCGAAGCGCTGGCCGTGCCGCCAGGCGATCTCCGGCTCGTCGCCGTGGGCCAGCTCCGCCTCGGGCAGGTCGGCGTCGGCGTCCAGGATCCGGCAGTCCAGCTCGGGGTGCTCCAGGGTCAGCACCCGGGCAAGCCCGGCGACGCTGGCGAGATCAGGGGATGGCGGTCCCTCCAGGGCAGCCAGCCCGCGCGGCAGGACGATGCGCAAGGCGGGAGGACGCGGTTCGGCCAGGGCCTCCTTGGCGGCGTCGAGCACGGCCATGGAGGCTTCCAGCGCGCCGGAGGCCGGGTCCGGGCGAAGGACGCGGACCGGCCGGCCCTGGCCCTTGCGGGCGATCGCGACGACCTGGTCGCCGCCGCCGGGCGATGGGACCAGATCGGCGCTGGCGAACCGGCCGGCCAGGAGGTCCCGCCAGGAGGCGGCGTCCAGGAGCGGATGGTCCGGGCGAAGGCCAGTGTCCTCGAAGCGCCACCAGCCATCGGTCAGGCCGAACACCAGGTCGCTCCAGGCGCTGCGCCGGGCAGCTTCCAGGACCACCAGGATGCCGCCAGGGGCCAAGAGGCTCGCCGCGTGGTCGAGGCTGGCGGCGAGGTCGCGGGTGGCGTGCAGGACATTGCCGGCGACCACCAGGTCGTAGCTGCCGGGCGCGAAGTCCTGGCCGGCCGGATCCTGCTCGATGTCGAGGGTCGCGTAGCGGGCGGCCTCGGCGCCGAAGCGCTCGGCGGCCTGGGCCAGGAAGGCCGGGGAGATGTCGGTGAAGTCGTAGCGCCAGCGTCCGGCCGGGGCGCGCTCGCGCAGGGCCTGGAACAGGGCGCCGGTGCCGGCCCCGATCTCCAGGATCCGGGCGGGCCGCTCGGGATGGGCCGCCTGGACCACCGGCAGGATGGCGGCCAGCACCATGGCGTTCAGGGACTGGGCGAACGCGGCGCCGCCATAAAGGAAGCCCGCCTGCCCGTCCCCGAACAGGACCGCCAGCGGATCGGCCTCGCCGCGCAGCACGGCCGGCAGGGCCTGGCCGCAGCGGGCGGCGATGGCGATCTCGGGGGCCTCGCCGAAGCGCTGCTCCAGGTCGGCGCGCAGTTGTTCCGGGTCGGCATCGCTGGTGCCGGCCATCTTCGGCAGGTGCACGAACAGGCGGCGGCGCCTGGGATCGATCTCGGACGCGGCCACCGACGAGGCCGCCTGCCGGGCGTAGGCCGCGGCGAGCGCCTCCAGGCCTTGCCCGAGTTCGGCCGGGGCCGCGGTGCTGCCGGCGGCGGCCAGGGCGCGCACCCCATCGGCAAGAACGGCGGGCTCCGGGCTGGCGGCGGCGGCCGGCAGCGGCCGGGGCTGCCAGTCGATCCGGTAGCTCCACTGCTCGCCGCTGGCGGCCGGGGCGTCGCGCAGGCGGGCGATGGAGAGGCCGTCGATCCGGGCGAACGGGTGGCCGGCCTCGTCGAACAGGCGGAGGTCGCCCTGGGCGGCATCCAGCGTGCCGCTGCCGGGGCGGGCCCGGACATGGACGGAGAAGCGGGCGGGGCAGCGCCTGGCAAAGCTCACCCGCTCGATGGCAAACGGCAGGAAGGCGCCGGACGCGCCGCCGCCGCTGAAGGTGGCGCCGAGCGTCTGGAAGCAGGCGTCCAGGGCGGCGGGATGGATCGGCAGGTCCCGGCAGTCGGCGGCGAGGCCATCGGCGAGCGCGATCTCGGCCACCGCCTCGCCCTCGCCGCGCCAGAGCCGGCGGATGCCCCTAAAGGCCGGGCCCAGATGGATGCCGCGCTCGTCCAGCATGGCGTAGAGCGGATCGGGGCCGGCCTCGTCCGGCGTGCAGCGGGCGAGGATGGCGGGCAGGTCGGGGCCGTTAGCGCCTGTCCCGGACGCGGCGGCGCTGGCGCGGACATGCAGGGTCCAGCCGGGGGAAGCGGCGCGGGCGAACAGCGACAGGGTCTCGCCGTCGCGGAGGACCTGCACCTCGCTGCCGGCCGACTCCAGCGTCATCGGGGCGACGAAGGCGATGTCGGTCAGGACAGCGGGCGCCGCACCCATGGCCCCCAGCAGCATGGCGACGTGCGAGGCGCCGGGCACGACAATCGCCTCGCCCACCACGTGCTCGCCCAGGAAGGCCGGGCAGTCCGGCGCCAGGCGGCTGGTCCAGGCGGTGCCGCCGGTGGCGATCTCGACCGGCGCGCCCAGCATGCCGGCGGAGGCGGGCTGGGCCTCGGCCGGGGCGGCCGCCGGGCGGGCCGGGATCCAATAGCTCTGCCGCTCGAAGGGATAGGCGGGGGTGTCGGTGCGCGGCAGGTGGAAGGGCTGGTCCAGGGTGGGCCAGTCGGGGTCGCAGCCCTGGCGGTGCAGCTCGGCCAGGGTCGCCAGCAGCACCGACCACGGCTCCTTGCCGCGCGCCAGGGTCGGCAGCGCCGGCAGCACGCCCCGGGCAAAGCCGGCCAGCACCGGCTGCGGCCCAAGCTCGACCAACAGGTCGCAGCCCAGGTCCTTCAGCGCAGCCAGCCCCTGCTCGAACCGCACCGGCGAGCGCGCATGCGCCCGCCAGTAGGCGCCGTCCCAGCGCGGCGGCACGCTGCCGCCCAGGTTGCCGACCACCGGCACCTGCGGCGCCCCGTGCGGCAGGCCGGCGGCCGCTTGCGCCAGCTCGTCCAGCATCGGCTCCAAAAGGCGCGAGTGGAAGGCGTGGCTCACCGGCAGCACGTGCACCGCGAGGCCCGCCCGCTCCGCCTGCGGGTCGGCCGCCAGACGCTCCACCGCCCCTGAGGGCCCGGCCACGGTGATCGCCGCCGGGGCGTTGTAGGCGGCGATCTCCAGCTCCGGATGGTTGCGCAGCAGGGCCTGCGCCGCCTCGCGCGGGCCCAGCAGCGCCGCCATCCCGCCGCCTGNCGGCAGNGCCTGCATCAGCCGGGCGCGCGTCGCGATCAGCCTCGCCCCGTCCTCCAGGCTCAGCACCCCGGCCAGCACCACCGCCGCATACTCGCCGACGCTGTGGCCGAGGAGAGCGGCAGGCTCGATCCCGTAGGCCTGCAGCTGCCGGCCCAGCCCCACCGCCAGGGCGAACAAGGCCGGCTGGGCGTAGCCGGTCTGCCCAAGGGCCGCGCCGTCGGCGAACAGGTCCTCCAGCCTGCGGTCCAGCCCCATCACCGCATCGCAACGCTCCAGCACCTGGCGCAGCACCGGCGCCCCCGGCAAAAGGCCCAGCGCCATCCCGGCATAGGCGGAACCCTGCCCGGTCACCAGGAAGCCCAGCTTCGGCCGGCCGCTGCTCCTGGTGGGCACCGCCGCCTGCAGGGCCTGAGCCGCGCCTGCGGCATCACTGGCGGTGATGGCCAGCCGCCAGGGCAGCCGGGCCTGGCGCAGCGCGGCGCTGTGCGCCAGGGCCGGCCAGTCGGATCCCTCCCGCAGCCGCTCGAGATAGCCCTGGCGCAGGGTCTCCAGCTGGCTCTCGCTGCGCGCCGCCAGCGGCAGCACCGCCACCGGCCGGGACGGCGCGGCGGAGGCAACCGCCGGGGCCGGGGCCTTGGTCACCAGCACATGGGCGTTGGTGCCGCTGAAGCCGAAGCTGCTCACCCCCACCGCGTGCAGGTCCTGGCGCTCAAGGCGGGTCGGCACCCGCAGGTCGGCGCCGTCCAGCTCGATGTGCGGGTTCAGCCGGGTGAAGTGCAGCGACGGCGGCACCGCGTCCTGCTCCACCATCAAGACCGCCTTGATCAGCCCGGCCACCCCGGCCGCCGCCTCGGCATGGCCGATATTGCCCTTGACCGAGCCGACCCAGAGCGGCCGATCCCGCCGGCCGTATACCGACGCCAGCGCCTGCATCTCGATCGGATCGCCCAACGACGTGCCGGTGCCGTGCGCCTCGATCGCGTCGACCTGATCCGCCGACAACCCGGCATCGGCCAGGGCTGCCCGCAGCACCGCCTCCTGCGCCGGGCCGGACGGCGCGGTCAGCCCGGCCGAGCGGCCGTCCTGGTTCACTGCACTGCCCGCGATCAGCGCCCGCGCCCGCACCCCCTCGCCCGCACGACGCAGCACCACCACACCACAGCCCTCGGCGCGGAC
Proteins encoded in this region:
- a CDS encoding beta-ketoacyl synthase N-terminal-like domain-containing protein — encoded protein: MIRDLQAKLVAAESSARTPIAVAGLACRFPGADDPAAYWRQLAEGQDAVTEVPPERWDVDAWYDPDPDRPGKMSSRWGGFLKDADRFDAAHFGITRREAEALDPQHRLLLETAWLALEDAGIAPDRLFDQKVGIFVGLSTNDYGTLLGAGRGAEWIDAYASIGNAPSAAAGRLAYSLGTHGPTLVVDTACSSSLVALHLAIQSLHAGECEVALAAGVNLTLSPELTINFSKAHMLAADGRCKPFSAGADGYVRAEGCGVVVLRRAGEGVRARALIAGSAVNQDGRSAGLTAPSGPAQEAVLRAALADAGLSADQVDAIEAHGTGTSLGDPIEMQALASVYGRRDRPLWVGSVKGNIGHAEAAAGVAGLIKAVLMVEQDAVPPSLHFTRLNPHIELDGADLRVPTRLERQDLHAVGVSSFGFSGTNAHVLVTKAPAPAVASAAPSRPVAVLPLAARSESQLETLRQGYLERLREGSDWPALAHSAALRQARLPWRLAITASDAAGAAQALQAAVPTRSSGRPKLGFLVTGQGSAYAGMALGLLPGAPVLRQVLERCDAVMGLDRRLEDLFADGAALGQTGYAQPALFALAVGLGRQLQAYGIEPAALLGHSVGEYAAVVLAGVLSLEDGARLIATRARLMQALPXGGGMAALLGPREAAQALLRNHPELEIAAYNAPAAITVAGPSGAVERLAADPQAERAGLAVHVLPVSHAFHSRLLEPMLDELAQAAAGLPHGAPQVPVVGNLGGSVPPRWDGAYWRAHARSPVRFEQGLAALKDLGCDLLVELGPQPVLAGFARGVLPALPTLARGKEPWSVLLATLAELHRQGCDPDWPTLDQPFHLPRTDTPAYPFERQSYWIPARPAAAPAEAQPASAGMLGAPVEIATGGTAWTSRLAPDCPAFLGEHVVGEAIVVPGASHVAMLLGAMGAAPAVLTDIAFVAPMTLESAGSEVQVLRDGETLSLFARAASPGWTLHVRASAAASGTGANGPDLPAILARCTPDEAGPDPLYAMLDERGIHLGPAFRGIRRLWRGEGEAVAEIALADGLAADCRDLPIHPAALDACFQTLGATFSGGGASGAFLPFAIERVSFARRCPARFSVHVRARPGSGTLDAAQGDLRLFDEAGHPFARIDGLSIARLRDAPAASGEQWSYRIDWQPRPLPAAAASPEPAVLADGVRALAAAGSTAAPAELGQGLEALAAAYARQAASSVAASEIDPRRRRLFVHLPKMAGTSDADPEQLRADLEQRFGEAPEIAIAARCGQALPAVLRGEADPLAVLFGDGQAGFLYGGAAFAQSLNAMVLAAILPVVQAAHPERPARILEIGAGTGALFQALRERAPAGRWRYDFTDISPAFLAQAAERFGAEAARYATLDIEQDPAGQDFAPGSYDLVVAGNVLHATRDLAASLDHAASLLAPGGILVVLEAARRSAWSDLVFGLTDGWWRFEDTGLRPDHPLLDAASWRDLLAGRFASADLVPSPGGGDQVVAIARKGQGRPVRVLRPDPASGALEASMAVLDAAKEALAEPRPPALRIVLPRGLAALEGPPSPDLASVAGLARVLTLEHPELDCRILDADADLPEAELAHGDEPEIAWRHGQRFARRLLPLALPADVVFRTSGTHLVTGGLGGLGLGLAGWLREHGAERVLLLARRGAGEDLPPGVELVQADVADRAGLSAALASAGPALRGVFHLAGSLDDGAFLRLDRERLERVYRAKIEGARLLDELTTGRQLDAFVLFASTAGVLGNPGQANHAGANAFLDALAWSRRARGLPALSVDWGAWAGAGAIAREGVASRFAVEGVGLMDPAAAFDLMGRALASGETQVAAAAIDWPSFLRRYDAASIPPFFERVIPRARRKAAPAAAPASQARPTDQASLRRFVTASAEAVMGAAAGEAIPEDQPLNELGLDSLMALELRKALGQGLGLELPATLLFSYPTIDALTDHLATTLGLDSDAATPPPEIIVDEDLVAVQAMSEAEMTALIEREFALTGADYGR